The proteins below are encoded in one region of Neisseria macacae ATCC 33926:
- the rph gene encoding ribonuclease PH has product MSNYTRTSRAADNLRDIKITPHFLPYADGSCLIECGNTKVICTASIDENVPPFLRGKGQGWVTAEYGMLPASTASRMRREAAAGKQSGRTQEIQRLIGRSLRAVVDMEKLGERQILIDCDVIQADGGTRTASITGAFVALQIAINKLLSDDLISENPIREAVAAVSAGVVNGVPLLDLDYPEDSGCDSDVNIVMTASGKIIEIQGTAEGAPFSLDELGKLIALAQKGIAELTAHQKAALSS; this is encoded by the coding sequence ATGAGCAATTACACCCGAACCTCGCGCGCTGCCGACAACCTGCGCGACATCAAAATCACCCCTCACTTCCTGCCGTACGCCGACGGTTCGTGCCTGATCGAATGCGGCAACACCAAAGTTATCTGCACCGCTTCCATCGACGAAAATGTCCCGCCCTTCCTTCGCGGCAAGGGGCAGGGCTGGGTTACTGCCGAATACGGGATGCTGCCCGCTTCCACTGCCTCGCGTATGCGCCGTGAAGCTGCGGCGGGCAAACAGTCGGGGCGCACCCAAGAAATCCAGCGCCTGATCGGGCGCTCGCTGCGTGCCGTCGTGGATATGGAAAAACTGGGTGAACGCCAAATCCTGATTGACTGCGACGTGATTCAGGCTGACGGTGGAACGCGTACCGCATCCATTACTGGCGCGTTCGTCGCCCTGCAAATTGCGATCAACAAGCTGCTTTCAGACGACCTCATCAGCGAAAATCCCATCCGCGAAGCCGTTGCCGCCGTATCCGCAGGTGTGGTGAACGGTGTGCCGCTTTTGGATTTGGATTACCCCGAAGATTCCGGTTGCGACAGCGACGTCAACATCGTTATGACCGCTTCGGGCAAAATCATCGAAATCCAAGGCACGGCGGAAGGCGCGCCGTTCAGCTTGGACGAATTGGGCAAACTGATTGCGCTGGCGCAGAAAGGCATTGCCGAGTTGACGGCGCACCAGAAAGCCGCCCTATCCTCTTAA
- a CDS encoding pseudouridine synthase yields MKKRSNPLPLLNGVKPSYLVLPHEKPFYGLPLLHFLCVRFPFVGEDNWRRRLNSGFVVDADGAPFDEHTLFEPGKTMFYYRETSSDSEPVIPFEEKILHIDDHLIVVDKPHFLPVIPSGRFLRETLLTRLRLRPELQHLNVADITPVHRLDKDTAGVMLLSHNPATRRDYQTMFQEKSVRKTYHAVAPTRTDLVYPLDVVSRMVRGERFFTTQEIEGEPNAHTTVELLENRGEFSLYRLTPHTGKKHQLRVHMMRLGMPLLNDALYPTPLAAGDEDYEKPLKLLAKQIEFTDPISGQKQIFESGFKL; encoded by the coding sequence ATGAAAAAACGCTCCAACCCCCTCCCGCTTTTAAACGGCGTCAAACCCAGCTATTTGGTACTGCCGCACGAAAAACCGTTTTACGGTCTACCCCTGTTACATTTCCTCTGCGTCCGCTTTCCCTTTGTCGGCGAGGACAACTGGCGCAGGCGTTTGAACAGCGGCTTCGTCGTCGATGCAGACGGCGCGCCGTTTGACGAACACACGCTGTTCGAGCCGGGCAAAACCATGTTTTATTACCGCGAAACCAGCAGCGACAGCGAACCTGTCATTCCGTTTGAAGAAAAAATCCTGCACATCGACGACCATCTGATTGTCGTTGACAAACCGCATTTCCTGCCCGTTATCCCCAGCGGGCGTTTTTTGCGCGAAACCCTGCTGACCCGCCTGCGCCTGCGGCCGGAATTGCAGCATTTGAACGTAGCAGACATTACGCCGGTCCACCGTTTGGACAAAGATACGGCAGGCGTGATGCTGCTGTCGCACAATCCTGCCACGCGCCGCGATTATCAAACGATGTTTCAGGAAAAAAGCGTCCGTAAAACCTATCACGCCGTCGCGCCGACGCGGACGGATTTGGTATATCCCTTGGACGTGGTTTCGCGCATGGTGCGCGGGGAACGGTTTTTCACGACGCAGGAAATCGAAGGCGAGCCGAACGCCCATACGACGGTCGAATTGCTTGAAAACCGCGGCGAATTCAGCCTCTACCGGCTGACGCCGCATACGGGGAAAAAACACCAGCTTCGGGTGCATATGATGCGTTTGGGCATGCCGCTGCTAAACGACGCGCTTTATCCCACCCCTTTGGCGGCGGGCGATGAAGATTATGAAAAACCTTTGAAACTACTGGCAAAACAGATTGAGTTTACCGACCCGATCAGCGGACAAAAACAGATATTTGAAAGCGGATTTAAGTTATAG
- a CDS encoding methyltransferase: MFPIIPTDRAAAEWRNESTQKPPKQAVYVHESNAADILKNAHAHTATVWTGDFHNAKQVLAAMKKRVRRSSKKTKNVPADIQTTFHTHRMKQAQQSRVLNMLAVEIGVGFQLSNPRAPDVRAALADVYAEPNDTPFLLPLNQLLGFIGAHEWHKKGIEIPQLGGKIHVPFGVFSPLRGEYLDLIAQAPLNPHIQTAFDVGTGSGVIAAILAKRGIPEITATDTNPKAIACATANLARLGLDKQVAVHAVDLFPEGRADLIVCNPPWLPAKPTSAVETALYDPDNAMLTAFLNGVRQHLNPQGEAWLIISDLAEHLHLRDRDFLEQCFQTTSLEVADILKTKPRHRKAADESDPLAFARNRETTYLYRLKAKS; this comes from the coding sequence ATGTTCCCCATTATCCCCACCGACCGCGCCGCTGCCGAATGGCGCAACGAAAGCACGCAGAAGCCGCCCAAGCAGGCGGTTTATGTGCATGAAAGCAATGCCGCCGATATTCTGAAAAACGCCCACGCCCACACGGCGACCGTTTGGACGGGCGATTTCCACAACGCCAAGCAAGTATTGGCGGCGATGAAAAAGCGCGTCCGCAGGTCGTCTAAAAAAACAAAAAACGTGCCCGCCGATATTCAGACGACCTTCCACACCCACCGCATGAAGCAGGCGCAGCAAAGCCGCGTGCTGAACATGCTTGCCGTCGAAATCGGCGTGGGTTTTCAGTTAAGCAACCCGCGCGCGCCGGACGTCCGCGCCGCCCTTGCCGATGTGTATGCCGAACCGAACGACACGCCGTTTTTACTGCCGCTCAACCAGCTTTTGGGCTTTATCGGCGCACACGAATGGCACAAAAAAGGCATAGAAATTCCGCAGCTTGGCGGCAAAATCCACGTTCCTTTCGGCGTGTTCTCGCCCCTGCGCGGCGAATATTTAGACTTAATCGCCCAAGCGCCGTTGAATCCACATATTCAGACGGCGTTCGACGTCGGCACTGGTTCCGGCGTTATCGCCGCCATCCTTGCCAAACGCGGTATTCCCGAAATCACCGCCACCGACACCAACCCCAAGGCCATCGCCTGCGCAACCGCCAATCTCGCCCGCTTGGGGCTGGACAAACAAGTCGCCGTCCACGCCGTCGATTTGTTTCCCGAAGGACGCGCCGACCTGATCGTCTGCAACCCGCCGTGGCTGCCCGCCAAACCGACTTCCGCCGTCGAAACTGCCCTCTACGATCCCGACAACGCCATGCTGACCGCCTTTTTAAACGGCGTGCGGCAACATTTAAACCCGCAAGGCGAAGCGTGGTTAATCATTTCCGACTTGGCGGAACATCTGCACTTACGCGACCGCGATTTTCTGGAACAATGTTTTCAGACGACCTCTTTAGAAGTGGCCGATATTCTGAAAACCAAACCGCGCCACCGCAAAGCCGCCGACGAATCCGACCCGCTCGCCTTCGCCCGCAATCGGGAAACCACTTATCTCTATCGTTTGAAAGCGAAGTCCTGA
- the ilvA gene encoding threonine ammonia-lyase, biosynthetic yields the protein MNNRPSYSDYLIRILTASVYDVAVETPLEPAIGLSRRLNNNVLLKREDLQPVFSFKIRGAYNKMAKLPKEALACGVIAASAGNHAQGVALSAQRLGCRAVIVMPETTPKIKIDAVKSRGGEVVLKGVSYNDAYDYAMELAGKEKLTYIAPFDDPDVIAGQGTVGMEIVRQRPDDIHAIFVPIGGGGLAAGVAAFVKQVRPSIKVIGVQTNDSCCMKQSVEAGKVVSLKDVGLFSDGTAVKVVGEETFRLCRDLLDDIITVDTDAICGAIKDIFDDTRSITEPAGALALAGLKTYAARNRIQNQTLIAVTSGANMNFHRLRHVSERSELGEGNEGIFAVTIPEERGSFLKFVNLLGSRNITEFNYRYGDDQKAHIFVGLQTAGSQDLAVISRQLTEAGLPNVDLTDDEISKIHIRYMVGGRTTKVAHERLISFEFPERPGALARFLNHMQGGWNITLFHYRNHGADYGRILVGIDVPPGDNQAFENFLESLGYSYQDETQNAAYRLFLA from the coding sequence ATGAACAACCGCCCCTCTTATTCCGATTACCTCATCCGCATCCTGACCGCCTCCGTTTACGACGTTGCCGTCGAAACGCCGCTCGAACCTGCAATCGGGCTGTCACGTCGTCTGAACAACAACGTCCTGCTCAAACGTGAAGACCTGCAACCCGTGTTTTCCTTCAAAATCCGCGGCGCGTACAACAAAATGGCGAAGCTGCCCAAAGAAGCGCTCGCCTGCGGCGTCATCGCCGCCAGCGCGGGCAACCACGCACAAGGTGTCGCCCTTTCGGCACAGCGTTTGGGCTGCCGCGCCGTCATCGTCATGCCCGAAACCACGCCCAAAATCAAAATCGACGCCGTCAAAAGCCGCGGCGGAGAAGTCGTCCTCAAAGGCGTTTCCTACAACGATGCCTACGATTACGCGATGGAGTTGGCAGGAAAAGAAAAACTGACCTACATCGCCCCGTTTGACGACCCCGACGTGATTGCCGGTCAAGGCACGGTCGGTATGGAAATCGTGCGCCAGCGTCCCGACGACATCCACGCCATCTTCGTCCCCATCGGCGGCGGCGGACTGGCTGCGGGCGTTGCCGCATTCGTCAAACAAGTCCGCCCCAGCATCAAAGTCATCGGCGTGCAAACAAACGACTCCTGCTGCATGAAGCAATCCGTCGAAGCCGGAAAAGTCGTCAGCCTCAAAGACGTCGGCCTCTTCTCCGACGGTACCGCCGTCAAAGTCGTCGGCGAAGAAACCTTCCGCCTCTGCCGCGACCTCTTGGACGACATCATCACCGTCGATACTGACGCCATCTGCGGCGCCATCAAAGACATCTTCGACGACACCCGCAGCATCACCGAACCCGCAGGCGCGCTCGCCCTCGCCGGTCTGAAAACCTACGCCGCCCGCAACCGCATCCAAAACCAAACCCTTATCGCCGTAACCAGCGGCGCCAACATGAATTTCCACCGCCTGCGCCACGTTTCCGAACGCAGCGAATTGGGTGAAGGCAACGAAGGCATTTTCGCCGTTACCATCCCCGAAGAGCGCGGCAGCTTCCTCAAATTCGTCAACCTGCTCGGCAGCCGCAACATCACCGAGTTCAACTACCGCTACGGCGATGACCAAAAAGCCCACATCTTCGTCGGCCTGCAAACCGCAGGTTCCCAAGACCTCGCCGTCATCAGCCGCCAGCTGACCGAAGCCGGACTGCCCAATGTCGACCTGACCGACGACGAAATCTCCAAAATCCACATCCGCTACATGGTCGGCGGACGCACAACAAAAGTCGCCCACGAACGCTTAATCAGCTTCGAGTTCCCCGAACGCCCCGGCGCACTCGCCCGCTTCCTCAACCATATGCAGGGCGGCTGGAACATTACCCTCTTCCACTACCGCAACCACGGCGCCGACTACGGCCGCATCCTCGTCGGCATCGACGTCCCGCCCGGCGACAATCAAGCCTTCGAAAACTTCCTCGAAAGCCTCGGTTACAGCTATCAGGACGAAACCCAAAACGCCGCATACCGCCTGTTCCTTGCTTGA
- a CDS encoding BCCT family transporter has product MSLFHFLRNRSSFNPFVVSVTLSFVLLVIGIALLIPQQAETVLNAAKTGIFKNFSWFYILAFSAFFFFLLALSVSSFGNIKLGSNEEEPEFSFWSWLAMLFAAGMGVGLMFFGVAEPLTHYLSPITEGGSGARQQDALLHTLFHWGVHAWSVYAAMALALAYFAFRYKLPLSLRSCFYPLLKEKIDGKAGDIIDILALVATLFGIITTLGFGAAQLGAGLAQIGWISENTFSVQTIVIFAVMGLAVASAASGIGKGVKMLSEMNLTLAFVLMVFVLATGPTLHLLSAFNDNLGTYLSNLVQLSFKTYSYEQNHTEWFGGWTILYWAWWCSWAPFVGLFIARISRGRTIREFIFGVLAVPSLFCVIWFTIFGDTAIWINDHTAAGALGELTGTPEKLLFRFLEYLPLPTLTGLVSLMVIALFFITSADSGIYVLNNIASRDKSVAAPRWQAVMWGLLMSAAAIVLLRFGGLPTLQTMTLIVALPFALLMLIMCFSLWRGLNADHKYFTTAVTPSSVYWSGDNWQDRLERMLNQTQEQDILKFLKTTALPAMRELGEELSDKYSLSVDIQTHFDREEPAVEFTIHKESLRDFMYGIKTIKREVSEQLIKDGHLPHIRHNVTYEPYTYFFDGRSGYDVQYMNRRELIADILKQYERYLNLLTDVGQELMSHQQTELAE; this is encoded by the coding sequence TTGTCTTTATTTCATTTCTTACGCAACCGCTCTTCGTTCAACCCCTTCGTCGTTTCCGTTACGCTGTCCTTCGTGCTGCTGGTCATCGGCATCGCGCTTTTGATTCCGCAGCAGGCAGAAACCGTCCTCAATGCCGCTAAAACAGGCATTTTCAAAAACTTCAGTTGGTTTTACATCTTGGCATTTTCAGCCTTCTTCTTCTTCCTGCTCGCACTTTCGGTCAGCAGCTTCGGCAACATCAAGCTGGGCAGCAACGAAGAAGAGCCTGAATTTAGCTTTTGGTCTTGGCTCGCCATGCTGTTCGCGGCGGGTATGGGCGTCGGGTTGATGTTTTTCGGCGTCGCCGAACCGCTCACCCACTATCTGTCCCCCATCACCGAAGGCGGCAGCGGCGCAAGGCAGCAGGACGCGTTGCTCCACACCCTCTTCCACTGGGGCGTACATGCCTGGTCGGTTTACGCCGCCATGGCGTTGGCGCTCGCCTATTTCGCCTTCCGCTACAAACTCCCGCTTTCCCTGCGCTCCTGCTTTTATCCGCTGTTGAAAGAGAAAATCGACGGTAAGGCAGGCGACATCATCGACATACTCGCGCTGGTCGCCACCCTGTTCGGCATCATTACCACGCTTGGTTTCGGCGCGGCGCAGTTGGGCGCGGGCTTGGCACAAATCGGCTGGATAAGCGAAAACACCTTTTCCGTACAAACCATCGTGATTTTCGCCGTCATGGGTTTGGCAGTCGCCTCTGCCGCCTCCGGCATAGGCAAAGGCGTCAAAATGTTGAGCGAGATGAACTTGACCCTTGCTTTTGTACTGATGGTCTTCGTCCTCGCCACCGGCCCGACCCTCCATCTGCTCTCCGCCTTCAACGACAACCTCGGCACTTACCTGAGCAACCTCGTACAACTCAGTTTCAAAACGTACAGCTACGAACAAAACCATACCGAATGGTTCGGCGGCTGGACCATCTTATACTGGGCATGGTGGTGTTCTTGGGCGCCTTTCGTCGGACTCTTCATCGCCCGCATCTCGCGCGGACGCACCATACGCGAATTCATTTTCGGCGTTTTGGCGGTTCCCTCCCTGTTCTGCGTCATCTGGTTTACCATCTTCGGCGACACCGCCATCTGGATTAACGACCACACCGCAGCAGGCGCATTGGGCGAATTGACCGGCACGCCCGAAAAACTCCTCTTCCGCTTCCTCGAATACCTCCCCCTGCCGACCCTCACAGGGCTTGTCAGCCTCATGGTGATCGCCCTCTTCTTCATCACCTCCGCCGACTCCGGTATTTACGTCCTCAACAACATCGCCTCCCGCGACAAAAGCGTGGCCGCCCCGCGCTGGCAGGCAGTGATGTGGGGGCTGTTGATGTCTGCCGCCGCCATCGTCCTTTTGCGCTTCGGCGGACTGCCCACCCTGCAAACCATGACCCTCATCGTCGCCCTGCCTTTCGCCCTGCTCATGCTGATCATGTGTTTCAGCCTATGGCGCGGATTAAACGCCGACCACAAATACTTCACGACCGCCGTCACTCCCTCCAGCGTCTATTGGAGCGGCGACAACTGGCAGGACAGGCTTGAGCGTATGCTGAACCAAACGCAGGAACAAGACATCCTCAAATTCCTCAAAACCACCGCCCTGCCCGCCATGCGCGAATTGGGCGAGGAATTGTCCGACAAATACAGCCTGAGCGTCGACATCCAAACCCACTTCGACCGCGAAGAGCCTGCCGTCGAATTCACCATCCACAAAGAGTCCCTGCGCGACTTCATGTACGGCATTAAAACCATCAAGCGCGAAGTGTCCGAACAGCTTATCAAAGACGGCCACCTCCCGCACATCCGCCACAACGTCACCTACGAGCCCTACACCTACTTCTTCGACGGCCGCAGCGGCTACGACGTGCAATACATGAACCGCCGCGAACTCATCGCCGACATCCTCAAGCAGTACGAGCGTTACCTCAACCTCCTGACCGATGTCGGACAAGAACTCATGTCGCACCAGCAAACCGAATTGGCGGAATAA
- a CDS encoding 16S rRNA pseudouridine(516) synthase, translated as MQLIKYLQSQGIGSRKQCQWLIQNDCVEINDTVYNDAKADIDPADVQTLRIDGEDIVVVPMPYFYILLNKPADYETSHKPQQYPSVFSLFPDHMRNIDMQAVGRLDADTTGVLLITNDGQFNHRVTSPKHKVPKIYRVTLKHPADDSLCETLKNGVLLHDDNETVRAAEAVLENPTTLLMTITEGKYHQVKRMVAAAGNRVEHLHRDEFNGRTVENLASGEWKFITV; from the coding sequence ATGCAACTGATCAAATACCTTCAATCCCAAGGCATAGGCAGCCGCAAACAATGCCAGTGGCTGATTCAAAACGACTGTGTCGAAATCAACGATACGGTCTACAACGACGCCAAAGCCGACATCGATCCCGCCGATGTCCAAACGCTGCGTATAGACGGCGAAGACATCGTTGTCGTGCCCATGCCTTATTTTTATATCCTGCTCAACAAGCCTGCCGATTACGAAACCTCGCACAAACCGCAGCAATACCCCAGCGTTTTCAGCCTTTTCCCCGACCATATGCGCAATATCGACATGCAGGCGGTCGGCAGGCTGGATGCGGATACGACGGGCGTTTTGCTGATTACCAACGACGGGCAGTTCAACCACCGCGTTACCTCGCCGAAACACAAAGTACCCAAAATCTACCGCGTTACCCTGAAGCATCCTGCCGATGACAGCCTGTGTGAAACGCTGAAAAACGGCGTCCTGCTGCACGACGACAACGAAACCGTCCGCGCTGCCGAAGCTGTTTTGGAAAACCCGACCACCCTGCTGATGACCATTACCGAAGGCAAATATCATCAAGTCAAACGTATGGTCGCCGCCGCCGGCAACCGCGTCGAACACCTCCATCGGGACGAATTTAACGGACGAACGGTAGAAAATTTAGCCTCAGGGGAGTGGAAATTCATCACGGTTTAA
- a CDS encoding glutamate-5-semialdehyde dehydrogenase — protein sequence MQNIQDYVRHTASAAKQASYVVAAAETAQKNAALLRTAELIKHHQTAILAANAQDMEQAAQKGLNDALLDRLRLTEKTIDAMCEGLRQIAALPDPVGEMDEFRTRENGLQIGKMRVPLGVVGIIYESRPNVTVDAAALCLKSGNACVLRGGSEAFNSNMALSKLITQALVENGLPAAAVSLIENTDRESVGAMLQSPEFIDVVIPRGGKSLVSRIAAEARVPVIKHLDGICHVYIDRAADAEKAVNIAFNAKTSRYGTCNTMETLLVHQSRAAEILPVLAEKYAARDVELRGCPRTLSILPHIQTASEEDWDTEYLAPILSVKIVDSLEEAVAHINTHGSHHTDSIVTESYTDARTFLRTIDSASVMVNASTRFADGFEYGLGAEIGISTDKIHVRGPVGLHGLTSQKWIVLGDGQVRS from the coding sequence ATGCAAAACATCCAAGACTACGTCCGCCACACCGCGTCCGCCGCCAAGCAGGCTTCCTATGTTGTCGCCGCCGCCGAAACCGCGCAAAAAAACGCCGCGCTCCTGCGCACCGCCGAACTCATCAAACACCATCAAACCGCCATCCTCGCCGCCAACGCTCAAGATATGGAACAGGCCGCGCAGAAAGGTTTGAACGACGCCCTGCTCGACCGCCTGCGGCTGACCGAAAAAACCATAGACGCCATGTGCGAAGGTTTGCGCCAGATTGCCGCCCTGCCCGACCCCGTCGGCGAAATGGACGAATTCCGCACCCGCGAAAACGGCCTGCAAATCGGCAAAATGCGCGTACCTTTGGGCGTTGTCGGCATCATTTACGAATCCCGTCCCAACGTAACCGTCGATGCCGCCGCCCTCTGCCTCAAATCCGGCAACGCCTGCGTCCTGCGCGGCGGCAGCGAAGCCTTCAACAGCAATATGGCGCTTTCCAAACTGATTACGCAGGCGTTAGTTGAAAACGGCCTGCCCGCAGCAGCCGTCAGCCTGATTGAAAACACCGACCGCGAAAGCGTCGGCGCCATGCTGCAAAGTCCCGAGTTTATCGACGTCGTCATCCCGCGCGGCGGCAAGTCGCTGGTTTCCCGCATCGCCGCCGAAGCCCGCGTGCCCGTCATCAAACACCTCGACGGCATCTGCCACGTCTATATCGACCGCGCCGCCGACGCCGAAAAAGCCGTCAACATCGCCTTCAACGCCAAAACCTCGCGCTACGGCACCTGCAACACCATGGAAACCCTGCTCGTCCACCAAAGCCGAGCCGCCGAAATCCTACCCGTATTGGCGGAAAAATATGCCGCTCGCGACGTCGAGCTGCGCGGCTGCCCGCGTACCCTGTCCATCCTGCCCCACATTCAGACGGCCTCCGAAGAAGACTGGGACACCGAATACCTCGCCCCCATCCTCTCCGTCAAAATCGTCGACAGCCTCGAAGAAGCCGTCGCCCACATCAACACCCACGGCAGCCACCACACCGACAGCATCGTAACCGAATCCTACACCGACGCCCGCACCTTCCTGCGCACGATCGACAGCGCCAGCGTTATGGTCAATGCCTCCACCCGCTTCGCCGACGGCTTCGAATACGGCCTCGGCGCAGAAATCGGCATTTCCACCGACAAAATCCACGTCCGCGGCCCCGTCGGTCTGCACGGGCTGACTTCGCAGAAATGGATTGTGTTGGGCGACGGGCAGGTACGGTCGTAA
- a CDS encoding D-alanyl-D-alanine carboxypeptidase family protein, producing MKKTLSVLIAAMMIAAAQAAPQAAKNNAAPAVAASEPAPAAASQPEAMMPSINSPDAPPAIAAAAYIVTDLQSHQVLASGNIDTQIEPASLTKMMTAYLAFKALENGTLRADQMLTVSDAGWKIEGSRMFLSPKVPASVSDLIKGMIVQSGNDAATTLAEAMGGGSVDAFVQQMNDEAKRLGMTKTHFKNPTGLAAEGHVSTVGDLAILSAALIHDYPKYYPVFSIKSFKYNNVEQPNRNLLLYRDSNVDGLKTGHTESAGYNLAASSKRNGRRIVSIVVGTDSTEARASESGKLLNWALQAFDTPKLYNGGEIISKVKVYKGSSKSVNVGFLEDVYITIPHDAGQNIKPILETVQPVIAPIRKGQTLGKLKIVKDGKVITEKNVVALHSVEEGSWFRRMWDDIVLWFKGLFGSSSK from the coding sequence ATGAAAAAAACATTATCCGTATTGATCGCGGCAATGATGATTGCCGCCGCGCAAGCCGCGCCGCAAGCGGCTAAAAACAACGCAGCCCCCGCTGTTGCCGCTTCCGAGCCTGCGCCTGCCGCCGCATCCCAGCCCGAAGCCATGATGCCCAGCATCAACAGCCCCGATGCGCCGCCTGCCATTGCCGCTGCCGCCTACATCGTTACCGATTTGCAAAGCCATCAAGTGCTTGCCTCCGGCAATATCGACACCCAAATCGAACCCGCTTCGCTGACCAAAATGATGACCGCCTATCTTGCGTTCAAAGCTTTGGAAAACGGCACATTGCGCGCCGACCAAATGCTGACCGTGTCCGATGCGGGCTGGAAAATCGAAGGCTCGCGGATGTTCCTCAGTCCCAAAGTTCCCGCCAGCGTCAGCGATTTGATTAAAGGCATGATTGTCCAATCCGGCAACGATGCTGCCACCACGCTTGCCGAAGCCATGGGAGGCGGCTCGGTGGATGCGTTCGTCCAACAAATGAACGACGAAGCCAAGCGTTTGGGCATGACCAAAACCCACTTTAAAAATCCGACCGGATTGGCTGCCGAAGGCCACGTTTCCACTGTCGGCGATTTAGCCATCCTCTCCGCCGCGCTGATACACGATTATCCGAAATACTATCCCGTATTTTCGATTAAATCCTTCAAATACAACAATGTCGAACAGCCAAACCGCAACCTCCTGCTCTACCGCGATTCCAATGTGGACGGTCTGAAGACGGGACACACCGAAAGCGCAGGCTACAACCTTGCCGCTTCCAGCAAACGCAACGGCAGACGCATCGTTTCCATCGTTGTCGGTACCGATTCCACCGAAGCCCGCGCGTCCGAAAGCGGCAAATTGCTCAACTGGGCATTGCAGGCATTCGATACGCCCAAACTCTACAACGGCGGCGAAATCATTTCTAAGGTCAAAGTTTATAAAGGCAGCAGCAAATCGGTGAACGTCGGTTTCCTCGAAGACGTATATATCACGATTCCACACGATGCCGGACAAAACATCAAACCGATTTTAGAAACCGTCCAGCCCGTTATCGCCCCGATACGCAAAGGTCAAACCTTGGGCAAACTCAAAATCGTCAAAGACGGCAAAGTCATTACCGAGAAAAACGTCGTCGCCCTCCATTCCGTTGAAGAAGGCAGCTGGTTCAGACGGATGTGGGATGATATCGTATTGTGGTTCAAAGGCTTGTTCGGCAGCAGTTCGAAATAG